A window of Pirellula sp. SH-Sr6A contains these coding sequences:
- a CDS encoding helix-turn-helix domain-containing protein, which yields MANGHMGKKICEKTKQDAFRLVNKGNTIPQVARRLGLSESVIRNWVRVQQKSSKPHSPREPS from the coding sequence ATGGCGAACGGTCATATGGGGAAGAAGATTTGCGAGAAGACCAAGCAAGACGCGTTCAGGCTCGTTAACAAAGGTAACACGATCCCTCAAGTCGCTCGTCGTTTGGGATTGTCGGAGTCCGTTATTCGCAACTGGGTGCGAGTTCAACAAAAGTCCTCGAAACCGCATTCTCCGCGGGAGCCCTCTTGA